The sequence below is a genomic window from Clostridium putrefaciens.
TATCTTTTAATATTATTTTAACCTGCAACAATATATATATCTTCACATAGTATATATTGTAGTTTAAAAAATGGAGGTATTATTTTATGTGTGAAAAAGACTCCTTTATGGAAAAAGATGATGATATGAATTTTGTCCCTTGGGTTCAAGATACAAATGTTTTCTCTGATATGCAAAATGACTCTAGAATCCTAGAAGATCCTTCAGTAGCTTCTATTGGTATGATGTGTAATCCTAATATGATGCAATCTATGGATATGATGTGCCATCCAAGCAACATGAAGCCTATGGATATGATGTGTCATCCGAGCATGATGCAGCCTATGGATATGATGTGCCATCTGAGCATGATGCACCCTATGCATATGATGGGTAATCCTAATATGATGTGTCCTATGCATATGATGGGTAATCCTAATATGTTAAATCCTATGATGGGCTCTCCTTATAACATACCACCAAACGTAGAAAATAAAATCCCAACTCATGATGCTTGCACAAAGGGCTGTAGAGAAATTGAAGATGTTAATTATTCCGATGACTTTAGAAGTAAGGATAAAAATGTGGAAAAGATACTAAGAAAGATAGAATGTAATAATCCAATGATATTGAAAACTCTAATGTGCTATAATATGCCTTGTAATCTTGCAAGGAACATAATGAAAGATATGATAAAGCTCACATTAATGTATAAGTAATTAATATAAATAAAAATAAAAGGTAGAAGTTTTAAAGTGTGTACTTTATAACTTCTACTTTTTATTTAAATTCATAACTACATAATAAATAGGATATCCTAAAGGTAATCCTATCTCATGAAGACAGACAAAAGCAAATCGTTGTTTTAATTTAAATAAAACTTCATTTAACTTCATATCTTTATTATATCCATATTGTAACAAAGACTCTAAACCTTCTTCATTATAAATTACACCTTCAAGTTTACTTCTATTATAAATCATAATCACAGATACTCCTTTCTTCTTCCCTGATCTAAAATAATCTAACTTCAAATAATCTAACTTCAATTAATATAACCAATTGTTTTAATATTTTTATTGATTGTTTTTTAAAAATTGCTTTATATTTTGATCTAAGTAACTAATAGATCTTCTTGAATATATTATGTTAGTATCATTTTCCTTTACTCTTCCTTTTATGGTCTTACTTAATTGATGTCCTATAAAATCTGTTAAAACTAAAACAAGGTCAGTATTTACAGGTATATCTAATTTTAAATCACCCTTTTTTCTTCCTGTAATATGATTTATAGTTTCAAAACCATTTCCTCTTAAATAATCTTTAATATTTCCAAGCTTATCTCCGCCTATTACTAGTATACTCATTATAATCACTCCTTATATATTTTTTCTAACACTAAATTCTATACATTATATTTTATATCTTTACATGTTAATATTAATATTAATAATCATTCTCAATCGTATTGTATAGTATTTTTCTTTTTTTGTAAACAGTATTGTTATATATTTTTAAAAAAAAATAGAAGACTTCTCATTAATTGAGAAGTCTTCTTAAGTTTATATCATAACAAGTATCTTTTATTAATATCTTAATGCTTGTATAAAATCCAATTTAGCTTCCCTAGGTGATTTTTTATTAACTGAATATATTCTTTATCCAGTTAATAAAACCTTTCCTTTCTTCTTTAACTTCAACTTTTTGTTCTATTTTCACTTCTGGTATTTTTACTTCTTCAGTCTTTATTATGAATTTAACTTTACCTTCCATGCCCTCTTCTATACCTGAAAATGTTCCGTAGTTTTCCGATAACTTCACAATTTCATCTTTAGATGCTAGTACCTCATCTATATCAGCTACACCTTCACTTACTTTATCATGAAGCTTTGTTACTCCTTCTTCATCAAACTTTTCCATTCCCTCTTTTAATTCTTTAGCGCCATTTGCTAATTGACTTGAAGCATCTTTTAGTTGTGCGGCTCCAAAGTTTAATCCTTCAACTCCATTATTCAAATCTGATGTACCCTCATATAGCCTATTTACGCCCTCTTCTAGTTGCTTTATTCCACCAGTCAATTGGGGAAGCTTACCTAGTGACTCCCTTACCTTACTCACATTATCTTCTTCTAAAGATTCCTTCATTATTGAAAGTATATCTTCACTATCTTTAAGATGTTTTTGCATAGTCATTAGGGTATTTATACTTTCAGGTGACTTAGATATCTTATCCATTATATCTGGTGTCATATTTTTTTCTATAGCTGTTATTATAGGTTGAAGATTTTTCATATCTTCTTCTAATACTGATATATTACCAACTGTTTCTTTAAATTCTTTACGCTTGCTAGCTTCTAATAATTTCTTTGATATAGCTATATTTTGTTTGTTTTTATCTAAAGTAGACTTCATTCCTTGTATAGCTGGAAGCATTTGATTTACCTTATTAAGTTCGCCCATAATCTCTTTATTGTTTAATACTTCATTTAATCCCTTTAACATAACCTGTGTATTAGGATCTTGTATTTTAGATTGAGCGCCCTTTAATGTAGCAGTCATTTTCTTAATACTCTTCATAGTTTCTGGATTTAGAGCTTTTGAAATAGCTTCTAAAGCATCTTTATTTTGCCCAAGAGCTTGTTGAAGTGCTATTAAAGTTTTTAAGCTTTCTTTCATACTATCCATACTGCCTTTGGATTTAATAAATCCATCTCTGACTCCTACCACCGCACCATTATATCCACTAATCAATCCTTGTAACTGTT
It includes:
- a CDS encoding DUF3793 family protein yields the protein MKLDYLKLDYFRSGKKKGVSVIMIYNRSKLEGVIYNEEGLESLLQYGYNKDMKLNEVLFKLKQRFAFVCLHEIGLPLGYPIYYVVMNLNKK
- a CDS encoding DUF2325 domain-containing protein, which gives rise to MSILVIGGDKLGNIKDYLRGNGFETINHITGRKKGDLKLDIPVNTDLVLVLTDFIGHQLSKTIKGRVKENDTNIIYSRRSISYLDQNIKQFLKNNQ